In uncultured Trichococcus sp., the following proteins share a genomic window:
- a CDS encoding family 78 glycoside hydrolase catalytic domain has translation MKKEVKEWKGKWIEPVQAPINKEPVFTLQEMFSGKILPQCPVEERLHPVKLLKRTFALDPKKEVRQATLRMTAHGIYSAKINGRKVTDALFTPDYTAYHKYLQVQEYEITGLLQERNVWSVALADGWYGGRVSVNGGSAQFGDMLGILGEVTINFTDGTTETIGTDEQFVSTTGKYVYSDIFIGEKQDLRLEADDWETNFDCSGAENVTIADFPFDNLVPQKGDYVKTQEELVPIGIWKEGDSHIIDFGQVIAGRVRLEIFLEAGQEIVLEHSETLNEAGLFFNNIVGRNKDQRDVYIGRGQKEMLEPDFTFHGFRYVRLSGFDGTLEKADVKAIVLHTDMKKTGSFRTDNPKVNQLLHNIKWSQKGNMLSIPTDCPQRERVGWTGDMQVFAPTATFFMDVEDFIGRWLDNVRVEQTADGEVLDYSPAPSDYFNLPSLTGTLSSAGWGDAIIMVPWTLYQRYGNTKILAENYAAMVKWYAFSKRSAAGDKEGNARYLWDTKFHYGDWMFPSYMIGPDFKGPIATSEATKDIFGTAFLAHSSALLAEIADILGNATEAEEYRNYAQAVKRAFEEAYWQNGRLTSDLQGCYVIAVAFGLLSGTAEQQAVKRLAELIEANGKRLDTGFLAVPYLLDVLVDKGYDELAKQVFLQEACPSWLYEVNHGATTIWESWAGIQPDGKVGDLSFNHYAFGCVGDWMVRKIAGLQVKEPGFKEFYIMPNPDLGIAAFELSYSSAHGLIEIALAEGKLTVTVPETTMAYIKLPNETTETAVGAGTHAFDLRPSADASAVEPAAIG, from the coding sequence TTGAAAAAAGAAGTAAAGGAATGGAAAGGCAAATGGATCGAGCCGGTGCAGGCGCCGATCAACAAAGAGCCGGTTTTTACGCTCCAGGAAATGTTTTCCGGCAAGATTCTGCCGCAATGTCCGGTGGAGGAACGGTTGCATCCGGTCAAGCTGCTGAAACGGACGTTTGCGCTTGATCCGAAAAAAGAGGTGAGGCAAGCAACCTTGCGGATGACGGCGCACGGCATCTATTCTGCCAAAATCAACGGCCGCAAAGTGACCGATGCACTGTTCACACCGGATTACACTGCATATCACAAGTATTTGCAGGTGCAGGAATACGAAATCACCGGGCTACTGCAGGAGCGGAACGTCTGGTCGGTGGCTTTGGCCGATGGGTGGTACGGCGGCCGCGTCAGCGTCAATGGCGGCAGCGCGCAGTTCGGCGATATGCTGGGCATCTTGGGGGAAGTCACGATCAATTTTACTGACGGGACAACCGAAACGATCGGCACAGATGAACAATTTGTTTCCACGACCGGAAAATACGTCTACAGCGACATTTTCATCGGGGAGAAGCAGGATCTGCGGCTGGAGGCGGATGACTGGGAAACCAACTTCGACTGCAGTGGTGCGGAAAATGTGACGATTGCGGATTTTCCATTCGACAATCTTGTCCCACAAAAAGGCGATTACGTCAAAACCCAGGAAGAACTCGTGCCGATCGGAATCTGGAAGGAGGGGGATTCCCACATCATCGACTTCGGCCAGGTGATCGCCGGCCGCGTACGCTTGGAGATTTTTTTGGAGGCAGGGCAGGAAATCGTGCTGGAACACAGCGAGACACTGAACGAGGCTGGGCTTTTCTTCAACAACATCGTTGGCCGCAACAAAGACCAGCGCGATGTCTACATCGGCCGGGGCCAAAAAGAAATGCTGGAACCGGATTTCACTTTCCACGGATTCCGCTACGTCCGCTTGAGCGGCTTCGACGGGACTTTGGAAAAAGCGGACGTGAAAGCCATCGTCCTGCATACGGACATGAAGAAGACGGGCAGTTTCCGGACAGACAATCCGAAGGTGAACCAACTGCTGCACAACATCAAGTGGAGCCAGAAGGGCAATATGCTGTCGATCCCGACCGATTGCCCGCAACGGGAACGGGTGGGCTGGACAGGTGACATGCAGGTGTTTGCACCGACAGCGACTTTCTTCATGGATGTCGAGGATTTCATCGGACGCTGGTTGGACAATGTCCGGGTTGAACAGACTGCCGATGGGGAAGTGCTGGATTATTCGCCGGCGCCGAGCGATTATTTCAACCTGCCGTCCTTGACCGGTACGCTATCCTCCGCCGGCTGGGGCGATGCGATCATAATGGTGCCCTGGACGCTTTACCAGCGCTACGGAAACACAAAAATACTGGCCGAAAACTATGCGGCCATGGTCAAATGGTACGCATTCAGCAAGCGAAGTGCGGCCGGCGACAAGGAGGGGAACGCACGTTATCTTTGGGACACCAAATTCCATTACGGGGATTGGATGTTCCCGAGTTATATGATTGGACCCGATTTCAAAGGGCCAATCGCGACTTCGGAAGCGACGAAGGACATTTTCGGCACGGCATTTCTGGCGCATTCAAGCGCGCTGTTGGCGGAAATAGCCGACATACTGGGAAATGCGACCGAAGCTGAGGAGTACCGCAATTATGCGCAAGCGGTCAAGCGCGCCTTCGAAGAGGCCTACTGGCAAAATGGCCGGTTGACCAGCGACCTGCAAGGCTGCTACGTGATTGCGGTCGCGTTTGGGCTCTTGAGCGGAACTGCCGAGCAGCAGGCTGTCAAGCGGCTGGCGGAACTGATCGAAGCGAACGGCAAGCGTCTGGACACCGGCTTCCTGGCGGTTCCTTACCTGCTGGATGTGTTGGTGGACAAAGGTTATGACGAACTGGCCAAGCAGGTGTTCCTGCAGGAAGCGTGCCCGTCCTGGCTGTACGAGGTGAATCATGGTGCCACAACCATCTGGGAATCATGGGCAGGAATCCAGCCCGACGGAAAAGTCGGCGACCTCTCTTTCAACCATTACGCATTCGGCTGCGTAGGCGACTGGATGGTCCGGAAAATCGCCGGACTGCAAGTCAAAGAACCGGGATTCAAGGAGTTTTATATCATGCCGAATCCAGATTTGGGCATCGCGGCTTTTGAACTCAGCTACAGTTCCGCCCACGGACTGATCGAAATCGCTCTGGCGGAAGGGAAACTGACGGTCACGGTTCCCGAAACCACCATGGCATACATCAAGCTTCCAAACGAAACGACAGAGACAGCGGTGGGTGCCGGAACGCACGCATTCGATCTGCGTCCGTCAGCTGATGCATCCGCGGTTGAGCCGGCAGCGATCGGCTGA